The following DNA comes from Mycobacteroides immunogenum.
AGGGTCCGGGAACAGCACCACGGACTGCCAGACGATGTGGTCGTAGCGCTTTTCCGTTTCCTGCTGGCGAGCACCCCGGTAGGTGGTCCATTCGTCGCCCAGCACCTCGGTGCGCAGCCCCGTCAATGCCTGACACTTGCCCGATGCGAGCGAATCGCTCGGGCTGGACGACTTGAACTCGTATGTCAGCGGGGAGCCGACGAGTCGGCCCGCATCGTCGGCGGAAATGATGATCGACCCCGCCTTGTCCGGTGTCACGACCACCGGCGCAGGTGGTGCCAGCGAGGTCGTCACCGGTGGTGCACTGGACTTGGGGCTCGCGATTGCCGCGTCCGGTCCCTTGTCGGAAGCGGTCGACGTCTGGGTCGCCCCGACCGGTATCGGCTTGATACCACCGCTTTGTGTGCCGCACCCGACCGCGAGCACCGCCACCAGGCCAAGCCATCCGGCGGTCAACACGTGACGCATCCCATTCCCTCCCTGTCGACATGGGCCCACATCGACCCAAATCATGGCTAGATCGGATCGCCCGCGCCCAGTGTTACACGAGCGCCGAAATCGACTACCTACTTCGATTTGGTAGCGCCGGCCACCATCCGGTCGATGATCGCCTTCATTGCCGGCGCGCTGTTGCCACGCTGGCATACGGTCACCGATAGCAGCAGATTGTCGATAACACGTGCTTCATCGCTGCAGCGCCATCCGTTGGCTTGCCCGTTATCGAGGGATTCGTCCGCCCACTGCGCCCGGTCGGAGGTCACGTCCTTGACCGTCTCCCGCCACGACGATTCACCGGATTTGAGCACCTCGCCCGTACAGCTGCGGATATCCGCCGGATATTGGCTGGCGAATGCCTCTGCTGCCGCATCTGCCTTGGGATACAGCACCACGCGTTGGCTCACCCAATGGTCATAGGTTTTCTCGGCCTCCTGCAACCACACATTGCGGTAGGTCGTCCACGATTCGCCGAGGCTCAGGGTCAAAGGAGCGACAAGCGACCGGCACGACTCCTTGCCATCGATCGTCGGCTTCCCCGGGTTGGAGGACTTTCCCTCGTAGTCAAGTTCGGAACCGACCAGCTGACTCACGTCGTCCTTCGGCAGGATGAGCGAGTTGGCCTTATCCGGGCTGATCACGTCTGCCGTGGCCGCCGCCGATGTCTGCGACGCGCCCGAGGCCGCCGAAGGCCCGGATGTCGTCGTGCCCTGTTGGCTGCTGCCGAAGAACGAACACCCCGTCACGACAATTCCTGCACCGGCCACGATCGCGGCCTTACGGAAAACCGATGCGCCAGTCACCGTCGGTCCTTTCACTGTGGGATCCATGCGGCGATCCGATCGGTAATGGTCGTGACTCCGGGAACGCCGTCGCCGTACTGGCACAGATATCCCCCGAAGAGCACGTTGTTCTTGGTGCGGAAGTCAAAGAAGCAGTGCCATGGCGAGCTCTCCGTGGTCTGCAGCTGAGCCCAGGTGGCCGAGGTAGGGGAGGTTTGTGCCAGGCTGCTGATCTTCCAGTGCTGATCCAGCACGGTGAGTTCCGCACCCTGGCAGGTCTTGAACGCGGAGGCCGGATATGCCTGCGCGAACGCCGCGGCGGCCTCCTCACGCGTGGGGTACAGAACCGCCACCTGTCCGACGATGTACGAGGTTTGGTCCTTGGTCTCGCGGTAGTAGTTCCAGCGGTACGTGGTCCACTCGGATCCCAATTGCGCGGCCCGTGGATGGTCCAGGTTGGTGCAATCAGGCGGGCCGGTCAGCGTGTCTGTCGGCGGTGACGAACGGTTTTGATCGAACTCCAGCGTGGTGCCCAGAATCTTCCCGATATCGGCACGTGAGCCGAGGATCGATTCGATCTTGTCCGGCGTGACCACCAGAGGTGGCGGCGCGGGCGCCTTGGTGGTGGTGGGGACGGACTGGGGCGCCGAGGTGCCCGCGGTCATCGGCATGTCCGCGGTAGTGGTGGACGGCGCTGCCACCGGCTTGATCCCCTCGCTGGGTTGCGTGCATCCGGTCATCAGCACCGCTGCCGACACCACACACCCCAACGCCATTCGATACCGCATGTGCACCCTCCTGATCGACTCACTACACAGCGAACTCGGGGAGATTCTTGCATTCACGATCTCTACTGCGCCGCAAAACCCGGTACTGCCTGTGCGGGTTCTGTGAAAATGCCGGGCCGCACGGATCGTGGCAGGATCGCCCCTTATGCGATTGACCCCGCACGAGCAGGAACGGCTGCTCATCTCGTACGCGGCGGAATTGGCGCGCCGCCGCCAGTCCCGAGGCCTGCTTCTCAACCATCCCGAAGCCATCGCGGTCATCACCGACCATCTGCTCGAAGGTGCCCGCGACGGTCGCACCGTCTCGGAACTGATGGTCAGCGGCCGTGAAGTGCTTGGGCGTCACGACGTCATGGACGGCGTGCCCGAGATGATTCCGGATGTCCAGGTGGAGGCGACGTTTCCCGACGGCACCAAACTCGTCACCGTGCATCACCCGATCGGATGAGCCAGATGATCCCCGGCGAATACCTTTTCGCGTCAGACGAAATCGAGCTCAACGCGGGTGCGGCCGTCATCGAGGTCGATGTCGTCAATACCGGAGACCGCCCTGTCCAGGTGGGCAGCCATGTGCATTTTCCGCAGTCGAATCCGGCGCTCGATTTTGACCGCACAGCGGCGCACGGTCACCGGCTACATATTCCGGCGGGCACCGCGGTGCGCTTTGAACCCGGTGTCGCGCAAAGAGTTCAGTTGGTGCCGTTGCGTGGCCGCCGCGAAGTGCATGGGCTGACCCTTGATCCGCCGGGGCGGTTGGACGGAGGTGATCCGGCATGACCAGGTTGACGCGAGAGCACTACGCCAAGCTGTACGGCCCAACGACCGGTGACCGGATTCGTTTGGCCGACACCGATCTGATCATCGAAATCACCGAAGATCGTTCTGGGGGACCCGGTCTGGCGGGCGAAGAAGCCGTCTTCGGCGGCGGCAAGGTGCTCCGGGAGTCGATGGGGCAGAGCCGTCTCACGCGGGCCGGCGGTTCGCCAGACACGGTGATCACCGGCGCCATCATCATCGACTATTGGGGAGTCATCAAGGCCGACATAGGTATCCGTGACGGCCGTATTGTCGGCATCGGCAAGGCGGGCAACCCGGACATCATGGATGGGGTAGACCCCGCCCTGATCGTCGGGCCGTCCACCGAGATCATCGCCGGCAACAACCGGATCGTGACCGCCGGGGGCATCGATTGTCACGTGCATTTCATCTGCCCGCAGATCTTGCCCGAGGCGCTTAGCGGCGGTATCACCACGATGATCGGCGGCGGTACCGGGCCGGCCGAGGGGAGCAAGGCCACCACGGTGACGCCCGGTGCGTGGCATCTGGGACGGATGCTGCAGGCCCTGGACGGCTGGCCCATGAACATCCTGATGCTGGGCAAGGGCAACACCGTGAACCCGGACGCGATGTGGGAGCAATTGCGGGGCGGGGCAGCAGGTTTCAAACTGCACGAGGATTGGGGCACCACCCCGGCGGTGATCGACGCCTGTCTGCGGGTCGCCGACGAGGCCGACGTCCAGGTCGCCTTGCACTCGGACACCCTCAATGAGACCGGTTTCGTGGAAGGGACATTGGCGGCCATCGGTGGGCGCGCGATCCACGCGTATCACACCGAGGGCGCGGGCGGCGGTCATGCACCTGACATCATCACCGTGGCCAGCTATCCGAACGTGATGCCCAGTTCCACCAACCCCACCCGGCCGCATACGGTCAACACCCTCGACGAACATCTCGACATGCTGATGGTCTGTCATCATCTCAATGCCGCGGTGCCGGAGGACTTGGCCTTCGCGGAGAGCCGCATCCGGCCGTCCACCATCGCCGCCGAGGATCTGCTGCACGATATCGGTGCGATCTCCATGATCGGCAGCGACAGTCAGGCCATGGGGCGCATCGGTGAGGTGGTCATGCGGACCTGGCAGACGGCACACGTGATGAAGAAACGTCGCGGCGCATTGGCGGGGGATCCCTCCGGGCCCAACGGAAACGACAACAATCGCGTGCGCCGATACGTCGCGAAGTACACGATCTGCCCGGCGATAACGCACGGCATCGACCACGAGATCGGTTCGGTGGAAGTGGGTAAGCTCGCCGACCTGGTGTTGTGGGAACCGGCTTTTTTCGGGGTGCGGCCCCATGCCGTCATCAAGGGCGGTGGCATCGTCTGGGCGGCCATGGGTGACGCCAACGCGTCAATTCCCACGCCACAACCGGTGTTTCCGCGTCCGATGTTCAGTGCCATGCATGCCGTCGCGGCGGGACTGGCAGTGCATTTCGTATCGCCGACGGCCATCGAAGACGACCTGGCGGCACGACTCGCGTTGCGGCGCAGACTCGTCCCCACGCGCGATGTCCGAAATCGCGGCAAGGCGGATCTGCCACTCAACGACGCGATGCCCGACATCCGAGTGGATCCCGATACCTTCACCGTGCGCATCGACGGTGAGATATGGGAAGAGCAACCGGCGACAGAATTGCCGATGGCACAACGATATTTCCTGTTCTGATGGACCTAGCCAATACCTCTGCCACCACCGCGTTGCTGTTGTCGCTCGCGGATTCCCGGTTGCCCACCGGTTCGCACGTGCATTCCGGCGGGGTGGAGGAGGCCATCGCCCAGGGACTCGTGTGGGACCGTTCGACACTCATGGCCTATCTGCGTCGACGTATCCGGACCCACGGCCTGGTGGCGGGCTCGATTGCCGCCGCGATCAGCACCGGCAGGCTCGACCCGGTGCGCGCCGACGCCGAAACGGACGCCCGTACACCGTCGCGTGCGGCCCGCGACGCGTCCCGGGCGCAGGGCCGCGGGCTGCGGCGCCTGGCGAGTATCGCGTGGCCACATATCGATTGGAGCCCGCACGGGCGTCAGCCGCACCTGGCGGTCGTGTACGGCATCATCGGGGCAGCCACGGGATTGACGGGGCGCGATATCGCGCTGGTGGTCGTGTACACCACGTTGACCGGGTCGGCGACCGCCGGCCAGCGTCTGCTGGCGCTGGATCCGGCCGAGGTGGCTGTGGGCACACTGGAGTTGACGGGCTTGTGCGAGCAGACGGCTACCCTGGCCGACACCGAGCTGGCCAGCTTGTCCGACCCCTTGTTGGATGTGCTCGCCGAGCAGCACCTGATGCGTGAACGCCCCCTTTTTGTTTCGTAGTTCTCACAAGATTGGATCCCCATGCCCCCGCACCTGATCGACGGCCAGCCGCACCAGCACATCGACCGCCCGCGACGCGTTCGTCAACCCGGCGAGCCTTTGCGCATCGGTATCGGCGGCCCGGTGGGATCGGGAAAGACCGCGCTGGTCGCCGCGCTGTGCCGCACGCTGCGCGACGAGATCTCGGTGGCGGTGTTGACCAACGACATCTACACAACCGAGGATGCCGACTTCCTGCGCCGCCACGCGGTGCTGCCCGATGAGCGCATCACCGCGGTGCAGACCGGTGGCTGTCCGCACACCGCCATCCGCGACGACATCACCGCGAATCTCGACGCGATAGAGGATCTGATCGCCGCCAACGACGCGCTCGATCTCATTCTCGTTGAATCCGGCGGCGACAATCTCACCGCAACCTTCTCGTCCGGACTGATCGACGTGCAGATCTTCGTCATCGATGTCGCCGGCGGCGACAAGGTGCCACGTAAGGGCGGCCCGGGCGTGACGTTCTCGGATCTGTTGGTTATCAACAAGACCGATCTGGCTCCGATGGTTGGTGCCGACCTGGCCGTGATGGCCCGGGATGCCGCGGCCGTGCGCGAGGGCAGACCGACAGCGATGATCTCGTTGACCGAAGACCCGGCCGCATCCGAGGTATTGGCTTGGGTGCGTGCGCATCTCGCCGAAGCGCACCAATCGGATCATGCGCACTGACGTCCAGATCATTGCGGAGAAAGGGCGGTTCCCTCGGCTGCGGTGTACCGGCAGCCTGCAGGGCCGGATCACCGATCCGGACACCGTTCATCTCGTCGGGATCGCCGCCAATCCACTCGGTGGTGACGAGATCTCGGTGCGCATCGAAGTCGGGGAGGGGGCGACGTTGCGGGTGCGATCGGTGGCAGCGGCTGTCGCGCTGCCTGGCCGCGTGACCGGGCGATCCTCGACGGCATGGGACTGCGCGGTGGCCGGCGAGTTGGACCTGGACCCGGCGCCGACCATTGTGGCTGCGAACGCCTCCCATCACTCCGATGTCACCGTTCGCGGGGCGGCCGGTGCCGGCTTGCGGATGCGGGAACGGGTGCAGATCGGGCGGGCGGGGGAGTCATCGGGATTCTGGAGCGGCCAGCTTCACGTCGACATCAACGACAACCCGCTACTGCGGCATCGCATCGAGCTGGGTGCCGGGTCGGTGACCGATGACGAACTGGGCTGCCCGCTGGCGTTGATCAGTGAACTCCGCTACCCGACAACAGCTTCCGCGGTGCCGGAACCCGCAGGTGCCACGGTGCTGAGCTTGGCGGGCGACGCGTCCCTGCTCACCTGGCAGGGACAGCGTCTACCGCCGCTTGTCGGCCTGGGCTAGCTTGCGGCCCTTTCCGTCTCGGGCTGGGTGGCCTGCTCCTCGTCGCCGTTCTTCTCCGCGACGAGTTCCTCGAGCTGATCCAAACGTGTTCGCGCCCAAGCCTGCTGCTCGGTGATCGCCATCTGACCGCGTGAGCGGGTGACGAAGGCGAACGACCACAGGATGAGTGTGACCAACCGATTCTTGAATCCGACCAGATAGACCAGGTGCAGCGCCAGCCAGCTGAGCCAGGCGATGAATCCGCTGAACTCAATCTTGCCGATCTTGACGACCGCGCTGTAGCGAGACACGGTGGCCATCGAGCCCTTGTCGAAGAACTTGAAAGGCGGGCGCTCTTGTGGGCTGCGGCCCTTCAGTTCGGCCTTGATCTGCTTGGCGGCGTAGCGCCCACCCTGGATGGCCCCCTGGGCCACACCGGGCACGCCGTCGACCGCCATCATGTCGCCGACCACGAACACGTTGGGGTGACCCGGAATTGACAGGTCAGGACCCACCTTGACGCGTCCGGCGCGGTCCAACTCCACACCCGACTGCTCGGCCAGGTTCTTGCCGAGGGGGCTCGCCGAAACACCTGCCGACCAAACCTTGCACCACGATTCGATGCGTTCGACGGTGCCGTCCGCGTGTTTGACGGTCAACCCATTGCGGTCGACGTCGGTGACCATGGCGCTGAGTTGTATTTCGACGCCGAGCTTCTCCAAGCGCTTACGGGCCTTGTCGCCGAGCTTCGGGCCGAAGGGCGGCAGCACCGCGGGGGCCGCGTCCAGCAGGATCACCCGGGCATCGGTGGAATCGATGTTGCGGAAGGTGCCCTTGAGGGTCTCGTTGGCCAGCTCGGCGATCTGTCCGGCCATCTCCACACCGGTGGGGCCGGCCCCGACCACCGTGAAAGTCATCAGCTTGCGGCGCCGAACTGGGTCACTGGACCGTTCGGCCTGCTCGAACGCGCCGAGGATGCGTCCGCGCAGCTCCAGGGCATCATCGATGGACTTCATCCCCGGGGCCCACTCGGCGAAGTGGTCGTTTCCGAAGTAGGACTGACCCGCGCCGGCCGCCACGATCAGGCTGTCGTAGGGGGTCGAGTAGTCGTGTCCGAGCAGCGAGGAATGCACGACCTGATTCGCCAGGTCGATGCTCGTCACGTCGCCGAGGACGACCTGGGCGTTGTCCTGATCCTTCAGGATCTGCCGAGTGGGGGGCGCGATCTCGCCCTCGGAGATGATGCCGGTGGCCACTTGGTACAGCAGCGGCTGGAACAGGTGGTGGGTGGTGCGCGCGATCAATGTGACGTCGACGTTGGCACGTTTGAGTGTCTTGGCGGCGGTCAGGCCGCCGAATCCCGACCCGATGATCACCACTCGGTGTTTCGGCGTCAGCGCGTCCTTGATCTTGGTCTTGGGGTCGGCCGCGACAGGCGCCGCGGCACCGGCGGCGTCTGGTGTCGTGCTCATCGATCACTCCTCGTCGAATGGTGTCTCAACTGGGGTTTTTCACCTTGTCTGACACTTTGTGCAACACCCCAACCGTAGCTGGGATTTCCCCGTACGTCGCGTCAGTTAGCTTAGCGAAATATCTCACATGGCCTCCGGGCGCCAGCCTGGATCACGTCCGGACATGGCCAGCATCTGATCGAAACGGCCGGTGCCCGGGGGCACCGGCAGCCGTGGGCCGAACAGGCCGGGTATTCCGCCGTCGGACGCCAGGGCGCTGAGGAACCCGAAAAGGCCCGGATCGGTCCCTTCCGGCAGTTCGAATGGCTGACCGGTGGCGACCGCCAAATCCCAACCGTGCAGCACCAATTCGTCGAGGGCCACCATGGCGACCTGGTCGTTGGGCATCACGTTGCCGGCGATCGTCGACTCGCCCACCCAGGACGCGGGGCGCTCCCATGCTTCGACGAGACCGGCCAGCCGCCGGGGCAGCAGGGTGCGCCATTGCGAATCGAGATCCTCGGTGAACGTGGGTCCCGACGGCACAAAGCCCGCCGTCGCGGCCTCCTCGGGGATCGCGGCGTACCGGAAAGCCGAGGAGAGCCCCATCAGGTGGTTCACCAAGGCGCGCACCGTCAGGCCCGTGCAGGGCGTCGGGCTGTCGAGTGCGTCGTCGCGGACTCCGGGAAGCAGTGCCTCCACGGCAGCTGCCGCCGGCCGCAAACTGAACGGTACTTCCACATCTCACATCCTGCCCGACGGCCGGTGAGAGGTGAACCCCGATCCCGCCGACTAGTCCTTGAACAGGGGGCGAAGAGTACTGCCGATCAGCTCCACCACTCCCGGCAGATGCCCATTGGCAGGCGCGTTGAGGGTGACGGAGTCGATGCCCTGGTCCAGGACTCGGGTCTGTACCTGCTCGGCGATCTCGTCGGGGCTGCCCACCAGGGTGCGCCCGAGTACCTGCGCCCGGGCCTCGTCCGGCAGCGTGTCCAGGTCGATTCCGTTCTTACTCAGCTGTGCCGCGGCCAACTTCCATGCCGTCGCCGAGTCGTCGTCGATGAAGACGGAGAAGAAGGCGGAGGTTTCCAGCGTGGACGGATCGCGGCCGGCCTCCTCGCAGCGCTGCCGCAGCACCGCCAGCTTGTGTGGAATCTCGTCCAGTGAGCTGAGCAGGTTCAGGTGATCGGCGTACTTCACCGCCAGGCCGAAGGTCTTCTTCTCGCCGCTGCCGCCGATCATGATCGGGATGTTCGGCCGTAGCCGCGGCTCGTTCAGCGCGGTCTCGGTGCGGTAGTACTTGCCCTCGAAGGTGGGGCGCTCGCCACGCAGCATCGGCGGAATGATCTCCAGCGCTTCGCTCAACCGCTCGAACCGATCGGTGAAGGTGCCGAACTCGAAGCCGAGCTGCTGATGTTCCAGCTCGAACCATCCGGCTCCGATGCCCAGGATCGCGCGTCCGCCGCTGACGACGTCGAGCGTGGTGACGGCCTTGGCGAGCAGTGTCGGGTTTCGATAGGTATTGCCCGTGACCAGCGTGGAGAGCTGAATGGTGCTGGTGGCACTCGCCAATGCGCCCAACGCCGTGTACGCCTCCAGCATCGGCTGATCGGGGGTACCGATCATGGGGAGCTGATAGAAGTGATCCATCACGAAGACGGTGTCGAAGCCCGACGCTTCCGCGTCGCGCACCTGTTTGACGACGGTGGGAAAGAGTTCCGCGACACCGGTGCCGTAGGAGAAATTGGGAATCTGATATCCGAGCCGAATGGTCACTCGGTCAGCGTACGCCCGATCTGCCGGTGCGGCATTACGGTCTTGCCCGGCAAGGCAATTCGGGAAATGAAGCTGGAGTGCACTCCAGCTTCGGTCAGCTAACTCCGGCGGGGACGCCGCGGCTGACGTGCAGGGTCTGGCCGGTGATGTGACGCGCCTGCGGGCTGGTGAGGAACAACGCCAGCCGGGCAATCTCGCCGGCAATCAGCTCGTGCGTGTCCTCGGTGCTGTCGAGGCCGTCGTAGTTGGCCTCAGCCGACTGTCCGGGGGCGATGGTGTTGATGGTGATTCCGCGGGTGCCCATGCGTTCGGCCTGCTCGGCGGTCCATGCCGACAGCGCGGCCTTGGCCGCGGTGGTGGCGCCCGATCGGTCCCGGCTGCCCAGCGTGCACAGGTTGATGATCGCCGCCCCCGAACGGAGGTGATCCCCGATGGCCTGCACGGTCAGCACCGCGGTCAACACGCTCGACTCGTATCGCGACAACCACGCCTCGCCGGTGTCGGTGAGGGTGCCCAGATGCGGCCCCGGCTCGCTCCACACGGGATTGGGGATGTTCACGATGGCATCGAGGTGCTGGGGGAAGAGCTCGACGTTCTCTTCCAGGCTGTCCGGGTCGGCGTTATCGCACACGATGGCGTCGACCTCGAGCTCCTTGGCGGCGATCTCCAGCTCATCTGCGTTGGGGCCGGTGATGACGACGCGATGGCCGGCGTTGCGGAATTCCGCGGCCACCGCCCGGCCGACCTCGTTAACCGCTCCGGTTACCAGTACGTCCATGGCGGTACCTTCCTCACCTTCCTGCAAGCCTTACCGATCTGCACCTGTTGCCAGGCCTGATCAGCTTGATCGTGACACAACCCGGACCTCATGCCCCGGATTTAGCGGCCGGGTCGCGCGGGTTTGACGCCCAATATTACTGGACGGTAGCAATACCCTTGACCACCGCGTATCGGCCCGGCTGCGGCTAGGGTTGTGCCGGTGACCGGCAGCACATGGATTGTCCTGACCAGCAGAACGTGCAAATTTCTCGCCGCAACCCTTCTCTCGGGTTCGCTGATGGTGGCCGGTTGTGGCTCGCCGACCGCGTCCGAGGAGGGCTCGACGGCCACCTCTGCGGGCTCCGGCGCAGCGAGCGTCCAATTGCATGTGCTGGCCGCGGCGTCGCTGCGCAAGGCCTTCACGGACATCGGGAAGTCCTTCGAGTCGACCCATGCCGGGACGACGGTCGAGTTCACCTTCGCGGGTTCCTCCGATCTGGTCACCCAGCTGACTCAGGGAGCGCCGGCCGACGTGCTGGCTACCGCGGATTCGGCGACCATGGACAAGGCTTGGAAGGCGCACTCGGTGATCAACCCTGTGGACTTCGCCGCAAATACGTTGACCATCGTGGTGGCGCCGGGAAACCCGAAGGGCATCGGCGGTTTTGCCGATCTGGCCCGCCCGGGCCTAGATGTGGTGGTGTGTGCTCCGCAGGTCCCGTGTGGAGCGGCGGCCGCCGCTACCTCGAAAGAGGCTGGGGTGCAATTGAATCCGGTCAGTGAGGAATCCTCGGTGACCGATGTGTTGAATAAGGTGATCGCGG
Coding sequences within:
- a CDS encoding sensor domain-containing protein, giving the protein MRHVLTAGWLGLVAVLAVGCGTQSGGIKPIPVGATQTSTASDKGPDAAIASPKSSAPPVTTSLAPPAPVVVTPDKAGSIIISADDAGRLVGSPLTYEFKSSSPSDSLASGKCQALTGLRTEVLGDEWTTYRGARQQETEKRYDHIVWQSVVLFPDPKAAASQLQAAYPRSLSSCTGSRQTEGDAEWQIGDITNDGTSVKWMRQATENGKPTGWRCFYDYRTKNNVLFGSLLCQNGNGAPIVSAIVDRMAEWIPA
- a CDS encoding sensor domain-containing protein — translated: MTGASVFRKAAIVAGAGIVVTGCSFFGSSQQGTTTSGPSAASGASQTSAAATADVISPDKANSLILPKDDVSQLVGSELDYEGKSSNPGKPTIDGKESCRSLVAPLTLSLGESWTTYRNVWLQEAEKTYDHWVSQRVVLYPKADAAAEAFASQYPADIRSCTGEVLKSGESSWRETVKDVTSDRAQWADESLDNGQANGWRCSDEARVIDNLLLSVTVCQRGNSAPAMKAIIDRMVAGATKSK
- a CDS encoding sensor domain-containing protein, whose translation is MRYRMALGCVVSAAVLMTGCTQPSEGIKPVAAPSTTTADMPMTAGTSAPQSVPTTTKAPAPPPLVVTPDKIESILGSRADIGKILGTTLEFDQNRSSPPTDTLTGPPDCTNLDHPRAAQLGSEWTTYRWNYYRETKDQTSYIVGQVAVLYPTREEAAAAFAQAYPASAFKTCQGAELTVLDQHWKISSLAQTSPTSATWAQLQTTESSPWHCFFDFRTKNNVLFGGYLCQYGDGVPGVTTITDRIAAWIPQ
- a CDS encoding urease subunit gamma, whose product is MRLTPHEQERLLISYAAELARRRQSRGLLLNHPEAIAVITDHLLEGARDGRTVSELMVSGREVLGRHDVMDGVPEMIPDVQVEATFPDGTKLVTVHHPIG
- a CDS encoding urease subunit beta translates to MIPGEYLFASDEIELNAGAAVIEVDVVNTGDRPVQVGSHVHFPQSNPALDFDRTAAHGHRLHIPAGTAVRFEPGVAQRVQLVPLRGRREVHGLTLDPPGRLDGGDPA
- a CDS encoding urease subunit alpha, with product MTRLTREHYAKLYGPTTGDRIRLADTDLIIEITEDRSGGPGLAGEEAVFGGGKVLRESMGQSRLTRAGGSPDTVITGAIIIDYWGVIKADIGIRDGRIVGIGKAGNPDIMDGVDPALIVGPSTEIIAGNNRIVTAGGIDCHVHFICPQILPEALSGGITTMIGGGTGPAEGSKATTVTPGAWHLGRMLQALDGWPMNILMLGKGNTVNPDAMWEQLRGGAAGFKLHEDWGTTPAVIDACLRVADEADVQVALHSDTLNETGFVEGTLAAIGGRAIHAYHTEGAGGGHAPDIITVASYPNVMPSSTNPTRPHTVNTLDEHLDMLMVCHHLNAAVPEDLAFAESRIRPSTIAAEDLLHDIGAISMIGSDSQAMGRIGEVVMRTWQTAHVMKKRRGALAGDPSGPNGNDNNRVRRYVAKYTICPAITHGIDHEIGSVEVGKLADLVLWEPAFFGVRPHAVIKGGGIVWAAMGDANASIPTPQPVFPRPMFSAMHAVAAGLAVHFVSPTAIEDDLAARLALRRRLVPTRDVRNRGKADLPLNDAMPDIRVDPDTFTVRIDGEIWEEQPATELPMAQRYFLF
- a CDS encoding urease accessory protein UreF, which encodes MDLANTSATTALLLSLADSRLPTGSHVHSGGVEEAIAQGLVWDRSTLMAYLRRRIRTHGLVAGSIAAAISTGRLDPVRADAETDARTPSRAARDASRAQGRGLRRLASIAWPHIDWSPHGRQPHLAVVYGIIGAATGLTGRDIALVVVYTTLTGSATAGQRLLALDPAEVAVGTLELTGLCEQTATLADTELASLSDPLLDVLAEQHLMRERPLFVS
- the ureG gene encoding urease accessory protein UreG, producing MPPHLIDGQPHQHIDRPRRVRQPGEPLRIGIGGPVGSGKTALVAALCRTLRDEISVAVLTNDIYTTEDADFLRRHAVLPDERITAVQTGGCPHTAIRDDITANLDAIEDLIAANDALDLILVESGGDNLTATFSSGLIDVQIFVIDVAGGDKVPRKGGPGVTFSDLLVINKTDLAPMVGADLAVMARDAAAVREGRPTAMISLTEDPAASEVLAWVRAHLAEAHQSDHAH
- a CDS encoding urease accessory protein UreD is translated as MRTDVQIIAEKGRFPRLRCTGSLQGRITDPDTVHLVGIAANPLGGDEISVRIEVGEGATLRVRSVAAAVALPGRVTGRSSTAWDCAVAGELDLDPAPTIVAANASHHSDVTVRGAAGAGLRMRERVQIGRAGESSGFWSGQLHVDINDNPLLRHRIELGAGSVTDDELGCPLALISELRYPTTASAVPEPAGATVLSLAGDASLLTWQGQRLPPLVGLG
- a CDS encoding NAD(P)/FAD-dependent oxidoreductase → MSTTPDAAGAAAPVAADPKTKIKDALTPKHRVVIIGSGFGGLTAAKTLKRANVDVTLIARTTHHLFQPLLYQVATGIISEGEIAPPTRQILKDQDNAQVVLGDVTSIDLANQVVHSSLLGHDYSTPYDSLIVAAGAGQSYFGNDHFAEWAPGMKSIDDALELRGRILGAFEQAERSSDPVRRRKLMTFTVVGAGPTGVEMAGQIAELANETLKGTFRNIDSTDARVILLDAAPAVLPPFGPKLGDKARKRLEKLGVEIQLSAMVTDVDRNGLTVKHADGTVERIESWCKVWSAGVSASPLGKNLAEQSGVELDRAGRVKVGPDLSIPGHPNVFVVGDMMAVDGVPGVAQGAIQGGRYAAKQIKAELKGRSPQERPPFKFFDKGSMATVSRYSAVVKIGKIEFSGFIAWLSWLALHLVYLVGFKNRLVTLILWSFAFVTRSRGQMAITEQQAWARTRLDQLEELVAEKNGDEEQATQPETERAAS
- a CDS encoding TIGR03086 family metal-binding protein encodes the protein MEVPFSLRPAAAAVEALLPGVRDDALDSPTPCTGLTVRALVNHLMGLSSAFRYAAIPEEAATAGFVPSGPTFTEDLDSQWRTLLPRRLAGLVEAWERPASWVGESTIAGNVMPNDQVAMVALDELVLHGWDLAVATGQPFELPEGTDPGLFGFLSALASDGGIPGLFGPRLPVPPGTGRFDQMLAMSGRDPGWRPEAM
- a CDS encoding LLM class F420-dependent oxidoreductase codes for the protein MTIRLGYQIPNFSYGTGVAELFPTVVKQVRDAEASGFDTVFVMDHFYQLPMIGTPDQPMLEAYTALGALASATSTIQLSTLVTGNTYRNPTLLAKAVTTLDVVSGGRAILGIGAGWFELEHQQLGFEFGTFTDRFERLSEALEIIPPMLRGERPTFEGKYYRTETALNEPRLRPNIPIMIGGSGEKKTFGLAVKYADHLNLLSSLDEIPHKLAVLRQRCEEAGRDPSTLETSAFFSVFIDDDSATAWKLAAAQLSKNGIDLDTLPDEARAQVLGRTLVGSPDEIAEQVQTRVLDQGIDSVTLNAPANGHLPGVVELIGSTLRPLFKD
- a CDS encoding SDR family oxidoreductase, with protein sequence MDVLVTGAVNEVGRAVAAEFRNAGHRVVITGPNADELEIAAKELEVDAIVCDNADPDSLEENVELFPQHLDAIVNIPNPVWSEPGPHLGTLTDTGEAWLSRYESSVLTAVLTVQAIGDHLRSGAAIINLCTLGSRDRSGATTAAKAALSAWTAEQAERMGTRGITINTIAPGQSAEANYDGLDSTEDTHELIAGEIARLALFLTSPQARHITGQTLHVSRGVPAGVS
- the modA gene encoding molybdate ABC transporter substrate-binding protein, which codes for MPVTGSTWIVLTSRTCKFLAATLLSGSLMVAGCGSPTASEEGSTATSAGSGAASVQLHVLAAASLRKAFTDIGKSFESTHAGTTVEFTFAGSSDLVTQLTQGAPADVLATADSATMDKAWKAHSVINPVDFAANTLTIVVAPGNPKGIGGFADLARPGLDVVVCAPQVPCGAAAAATSKEAGVQLNPVSEESSVTDVLNKVIAGQADAGLVYFTDAKAAGDKVTAVRFPEAQSISNTYPIAVTSNSRNPERANQFIETVNGDVGHQILAAAGFSAP